Proteins encoded within one genomic window of Thiothrix litoralis:
- a CDS encoding pyridoxal-phosphate-dependent aminotransferase family protein — MNELLPPPSIVPLEHILPDEPLLMMGAGPVPIPQKVAAANSIVINHLGETMNRVIEQVKDMGRYVFQTDSSHVMGVSGPGSAAMEMAVANLVLPGERVLCITNGYFSLRMAEIVRRVRAEPTILEMPHNESADLALVERALQQGQFHAVTLVQGETSNTVCNKNLDQIAKLAKRYGCLVIVDAVCTLSTMPLAMDNWQVDAIITGGQKGLSSIPGVSLLAFSESAWAKKIARREELPFHWCLDAQLADKFWNQKSYHYTAPVSGILALHEALRLVCEETLPQRFERHLRCSEALQAGVETMGLKLLVEKQHRLNSVVGIVVPDHVSADVVRAHMSKVHKVEISGAFGLNILRIGQMGEQSRAYNLFRTLHALGSSMRAAGASLDLPAGMAEMERVLSGEG, encoded by the coding sequence ATGAATGAATTACTCCCCCCGCCCAGTATTGTGCCACTTGAGCACATTTTACCGGATGAACCACTCCTAATGATGGGCGCGGGGCCTGTACCAATCCCGCAAAAAGTCGCAGCGGCGAACTCGATCGTCATCAATCACCTCGGCGAAACCATGAACCGGGTGATTGAACAGGTCAAAGACATGGGGCGCTACGTGTTCCAGACCGATTCCAGCCACGTCATGGGGGTCAGTGGACCAGGATCAGCCGCGATGGAAATGGCGGTTGCCAATCTGGTATTGCCGGGAGAGCGCGTGCTGTGCATTACCAACGGCTATTTCAGCCTGCGCATGGCCGAAATCGTGCGACGGGTACGGGCAGAACCGACGATTCTGGAAATGCCCCACAACGAAAGCGCCGATCTCGCCTTGGTGGAACGCGCCCTTCAACAAGGCCAATTCCACGCAGTCACGCTGGTGCAGGGTGAAACCTCCAACACCGTCTGCAACAAAAACCTCGACCAGATCGCCAAACTTGCCAAACGCTACGGCTGTCTGGTCATCGTGGATGCGGTTTGCACCTTGAGCACCATGCCACTGGCGATGGATAACTGGCAAGTCGACGCCATTATTACCGGCGGGCAGAAAGGCTTGTCCTCAATCCCCGGCGTATCACTGCTGGCGTTTTCTGAATCGGCATGGGCGAAGAAAATTGCCCGCCGCGAAGAACTGCCGTTCCATTGGTGTCTGGATGCGCAACTCGCCGACAAGTTCTGGAACCAGAAATCCTATCACTACACCGCGCCCGTTTCCGGCATCCTCGCCCTGCACGAAGCCTTGCGTTTGGTGTGTGAAGAAACCTTGCCACAACGTTTCGAGCGCCATTTACGCTGCTCGGAAGCCCTGCAAGCCGGGGTAGAAACCATGGGCTTGAAGCTGTTAGTCGAAAAGCAGCACCGTCTGAATTCCGTGGTGGGGATTGTCGTGCCAGATCACGTTTCCGCAGACGTGGTACGCGCCCACATGTCGAAAGTCCACAAGGTGGAAATTTCTGGCGCGTTTGGGTTGAATATCCTGCGTATCGGGCAGATGGGCGAACAAAGCCGCGCTTACAACCTGTTCCGCACCTTGCACGCCCTCGGCTCGAGTATGCGTGCAGCAGGCGCATCGCTGGATTTACCAGCCGGTATGGCAGAGATGGAACGGGTCTTGTCGGGCGAAGGTTAA
- a CDS encoding methionine gamma-lyase — translation MSKPTHEKMGFSTRAIHHAYDPYAGTGDLNPPVHMSSTYTFPTVEDGSKRFAGEQEGFVYSRVGNPTTVLLEQRIASLEGGEAALVTASGMGATASLLWTLLKPGDEIIADKTLYGCTYAFFHHGLSKFGVTIRHVDMTDPANLAAAISAKTRMVFFESPANPNMRLVDIAAISDITHQYENCKVVVDNTYCTPYLQRPLEMGADYVVHSATKYLGGHGDLIAGAIVGDAETLTEVRFYGIKDMTGAVMSSQDAFLVLRGLKTLALRMDRHCQNAQAIAEMLAHHPKVEVCHYPGLASFPQYALAKRQMAQPGGMIAFELKGGFEAGCRFMNALNLITRAVSLGDAESLAQHPASMTHSTYTPEERAEHMISEGLVRVSAGLEDTADLLRDVEQALLVA, via the coding sequence ATGAGCAAGCCAACACACGAGAAAATGGGATTTTCTACCCGCGCCATCCATCATGCTTACGATCCGTATGCAGGCACAGGCGACCTGAACCCGCCGGTACACATGAGTTCCACCTACACCTTCCCCACCGTGGAAGACGGCAGCAAGCGTTTCGCGGGTGAGCAGGAAGGCTTCGTTTATTCCCGCGTCGGCAACCCGACCACCGTATTGCTGGAGCAGCGCATTGCCAGCCTTGAAGGTGGTGAAGCAGCGTTAGTAACAGCTTCCGGCATGGGTGCAACAGCTTCACTGCTGTGGACGCTGCTGAAACCCGGTGACGAAATCATTGCCGACAAGACGCTCTACGGCTGCACCTATGCCTTTTTCCATCACGGCCTGAGCAAATTCGGCGTAACGATTCGCCACGTTGACATGACTGACCCTGCCAACCTTGCCGCCGCCATCAGTGCCAAAACCCGCATGGTCTTCTTTGAATCCCCCGCTAACCCCAATATGCGGCTGGTCGACATTGCTGCTATTTCAGACATCACCCATCAATACGAAAACTGTAAAGTGGTAGTCGACAACACCTACTGCACACCCTACTTGCAACGTCCGCTGGAAATGGGTGCGGATTACGTGGTGCATTCCGCCACCAAATACCTCGGCGGACACGGCGACCTGATTGCCGGGGCGATTGTCGGGGATGCAGAAACGCTGACGGAAGTACGCTTCTACGGCATCAAGGACATGACTGGCGCGGTAATGTCGTCGCAGGATGCTTTTCTGGTGTTACGCGGCCTGAAAACGCTGGCGCTGCGCATGGATCGCCACTGCCAGAATGCGCAAGCGATTGCCGAAATGCTGGCGCATCACCCCAAGGTCGAGGTCTGCCATTACCCCGGTTTGGCAAGCTTCCCCCAATACGCGCTAGCAAAACGCCAGATGGCGCAGCCGGGCGGCATGATCGCGTTTGAACTCAAGGGCGGATTCGAGGCGGGTTGCCGTTTCATGAATGCGCTGAACCTGATCACCCGTGCCGTCAGCCTTGGTGATGCGGAAAGTCTGGCACAACACCCCGCCAGCATGACGCATTCCACCTATACCCCGGAAGAACGCGCCGAACACATGATCAGCGAAGGCTTGGTTCGGGTATCGGCAGGGTTGGAAGATACGGCTGATTTGCTGCGGGATGTGGAGCAGGCGTTATTGGTTGCCTGA
- a CDS encoding glutathione S-transferase family protein, with the protein MMTLFYSPTSPYARKVRLLALEKGLDARITTVTVDVSKPTVELLASNPLGKVPALLLENGEALFDSPVICRYLDRLDDVPLIPASGWQQWEVLRWEALADGLTDAAYNLVMEQRSRPEQERSPPTMQRWSAEIIRTLQYIETRLETLGDALTLAHIALGAAVGYLEFRLPQLLQEARCPHIIAWYAVFRQRPAMLATQPG; encoded by the coding sequence ATGATGACATTGTTTTACTCTCCAACTTCGCCTTACGCTCGCAAAGTCCGCCTATTGGCGCTCGAAAAAGGGCTGGATGCCCGCATCACGACCGTCACAGTAGATGTCAGTAAGCCTACCGTGGAATTGCTCGCATCCAACCCACTCGGCAAAGTGCCAGCGCTATTGCTAGAAAATGGTGAGGCGTTGTTTGATAGTCCAGTGATTTGCCGTTACCTTGATCGTTTGGATGATGTGCCGTTGATTCCCGCCTCCGGCTGGCAGCAGTGGGAAGTATTACGCTGGGAAGCCCTTGCGGATGGACTGACTGACGCCGCTTATAATTTGGTGATGGAGCAGCGCAGTCGCCCAGAACAGGAACGTTCCCCGCCAACCATGCAGCGTTGGTCAGCCGAAATTATCCGTACCCTGCAATACATCGAAACCCGGCTGGAAACGTTGGGCGATGCGCTGACGCTGGCGCATATCGCACTAGGCGCAGCAGTTGGTTATCTGGAATTCCGTTTGCCACAGCTATTGCAAGAAGCGCGGTGCCCGCACATTATCGCGTGGTATGCGGTGTTCCGGCAGCGCCCGGCGATGTTGGCAACCCAACCCGGCTAG
- a CDS encoding ATP-binding protein has translation MSKPISPCEVTKLKQDLARLEDAARAKAHIYRRLHALGKSLNETLEVEQVHAIAAHFATEELGFEKCLIFQHDDSNGWFRIVQAVGYHNPIHQRVLKIINLLLSGEVVEYLRVSRKAIIHTQAEPNHMVEKLTNSLFLSECTLELFGGDVEMPFGLIIAGNGFHEPERFSRIGTDSIHMLALGNFIVQLSNSTNNIIFYKAWRAEKQYLEENILRRTEEITAQKQTFEAIYKTSKDGIAIIDVETSAFLDANQAYLDMTGFSYDELRRTSNIKLCVEADRARTRLAIQEVIEQGYIKNFIQTSLTRDGTPIITTMSIALMSDASKMLASVKDITVQKELERSLTAEKQRAESAAQAKSMFLANMSHEIRTPMNAIIGMTHLALQTDLDNKQRNYVYKANHAAASLLGILNDILDFSKIEAGKMELECTHFRLEDVLEHLENLLSFKAEEKGIHFSIHTDAAVPTALIGDPLRLGQILINLGNNAIKFTDMGGKVDIRVQLEKTSNTQALLHFLIQDTGIGMTEEQQARLFQSFSQADNSTTRKFGGTGLGLAICKSLSELMSGHIWTESQPGAGSIFHVTLAMLIQQGQASPRRSEQVADSAQVAINLASLTGKRVLLVEDNALNQEVASDILTDYGMQVDIANHGQEALDLLKDQTFDCVLMDCQMPVMDGCTATREIRKQARFQSLPIIAMTANSMNGDKDKILAVGINDYIAKPIDITNLIDTLVKWVNVQQPDSNRASQPDKALPSTNTIDLPDLPGIDTAKGLAQVGGKINRYRKYLGVFLEDNQDFASKLGHALQQQDLALAHRLTHTLKSNAAGLGMTELHQTALHLESVYQTALDNSDELKEALISQLHTVLQGLRNLFEQQDT, from the coding sequence ATGTCTAAACCTATCTCGCCGTGTGAAGTCACAAAGCTCAAACAGGATCTAGCTAGATTGGAGGACGCGGCACGCGCTAAGGCGCATATCTATAGACGTTTGCACGCATTGGGCAAGAGCCTGAACGAAACCTTAGAAGTCGAGCAGGTTCACGCTATTGCTGCCCACTTTGCGACCGAGGAACTAGGCTTTGAAAAGTGCCTGATCTTTCAGCATGATGATAGCAACGGCTGGTTCAGAATCGTACAGGCGGTCGGTTATCACAACCCCATTCACCAACGGGTTCTGAAAATCATCAACCTGTTGCTGTCCGGTGAGGTAGTGGAATATCTGCGGGTGAGTCGCAAGGCCATCATTCACACGCAGGCAGAGCCAAACCACATGGTTGAGAAACTGACCAATTCCTTGTTTCTGAGCGAATGTACGCTGGAATTGTTCGGTGGGGATGTGGAAATGCCCTTCGGCCTGATCATCGCTGGCAACGGTTTTCATGAACCGGAACGTTTTTCGCGCATCGGCACCGATTCCATACACATGTTGGCACTGGGCAATTTCATCGTCCAGCTGTCCAACAGCACCAACAATATTATCTTTTATAAAGCTTGGCGGGCAGAAAAGCAGTATCTGGAAGAAAACATTCTGCGGCGAACCGAAGAAATCACCGCACAGAAACAAACGTTTGAGGCGATCTACAAAACATCTAAGGATGGCATTGCCATCATCGATGTCGAAACCAGCGCCTTTCTGGATGCCAATCAAGCCTATCTGGACATGACGGGCTTCAGCTACGACGAATTACGGCGTACCAGCAATATCAAGCTCTGCGTCGAGGCAGACCGGGCGAGAACACGGTTGGCCATCCAAGAGGTGATAGAGCAAGGCTACATCAAGAATTTTATCCAGACTTCCCTCACCCGCGATGGCACACCCATCATCACCACGATGTCTATTGCACTCATGAGCGACGCTTCCAAAATGCTAGCCAGTGTGAAAGACATCACGGTGCAAAAGGAATTGGAGAGGAGTCTCACCGCCGAGAAGCAACGGGCTGAAAGTGCAGCACAGGCCAAGTCAATGTTTCTGGCCAATATGAGCCATGAAATTCGCACGCCCATGAATGCCATCATTGGCATGACCCACTTAGCGTTGCAAACCGACCTCGACAACAAACAACGCAACTATGTCTACAAAGCCAATCACGCGGCGGCAAGTTTGCTCGGCATTCTCAACGACATTCTGGATTTCTCCAAAATCGAGGCAGGCAAAATGGAGCTGGAGTGTACCCACTTTCGCCTTGAGGACGTTCTCGAACATCTGGAAAACTTATTGTCCTTCAAAGCCGAAGAGAAAGGCATCCACTTCAGCATCCATACCGATGCGGCAGTTCCTACCGCACTGATCGGCGATCCGCTGCGCCTTGGCCAAATTCTCATTAACCTCGGTAACAACGCCATCAAGTTCACCGACATGGGTGGCAAAGTCGACATCCGGGTGCAACTTGAAAAGACAAGCAACACGCAGGCACTGTTACATTTCCTGATACAAGACACCGGTATCGGCATGACGGAGGAACAGCAAGCCCGGCTGTTCCAGTCGTTTAGCCAAGCGGATAATTCCACCACCCGCAAATTCGGTGGCACAGGGCTAGGGCTTGCCATCTGCAAGAGTTTAAGCGAGCTGATGAGTGGTCATATTTGGACAGAAAGCCAGCCCGGTGCAGGCAGCATTTTCCATGTCACCTTAGCCATGCTGATACAGCAAGGGCAAGCATCTCCCAGACGATCCGAACAAGTCGCCGACAGTGCTCAGGTAGCCATCAACCTTGCTAGCTTAACAGGCAAAAGAGTCCTGTTGGTCGAAGATAACGCCCTCAATCAGGAAGTGGCTTCTGACATACTGACCGACTACGGGATGCAAGTGGACATTGCCAACCACGGCCAAGAAGCGCTGGATCTCCTCAAAGATCAGACCTTTGACTGTGTTTTAATGGACTGCCAAATGCCGGTCATGGATGGATGTACCGCCACCCGTGAAATACGCAAGCAAGCCAGATTCCAGTCATTACCGATCATTGCCATGACCGCCAACTCCATGAACGGTGATAAAGACAAGATTCTCGCTGTTGGCATCAATGACTACATTGCCAAACCCATTGATATTACTAACCTGATCGACACGCTGGTGAAATGGGTGAACGTCCAACAACCCGATTCCAACAGGGCATCCCAGCCCGATAAAGCCTTGCCGTCGACCAACACCATCGACCTGCCGGATTTGCCCGGTATCGATACAGCAAAAGGTCTCGCTCAAGTCGGTGGCAAAATAAATCGTTACCGCAAGTATTTAGGTGTTTTCCTTGAAGATAATCAGGACTTTGCATCAAAGCTGGGTCATGCACTGCAACAGCAAGACTTAGCGCTGGCTCACCGCCTGACTCATACCCTTAAGAGCAATGCCGCAGGCTTGGGCATGACCGAACTGCACCAAACCGCATTACATCTGGAAAGCGTTTACCAAACAGCACTGGACAACAGCGACGAATTGAAAGAGGCTCTTATCTCTCAATTACATACCGTTCTACAGGGGCTGCGAAACCTGTTTGAGCAGCAAGATACGTAA
- a CDS encoding SPFH domain-containing protein, with amino-acid sequence MTPFAIAVLVFIAALIFMGVKMVPQGYNYTVERFGRYVTTLQPGLGLIIPVIYRIGRKVNMMEQVLDILPQQVITADNANVNIDGVVFYQVFDPAKASYEVAKLEHAILNLTMTNLRSVCGGLELDHLLSKRDEIGARVLTIVDEATNAWGVKVLRVEIKDIEPPADLIRAMNLQMTAERQKRAQITEAEGKKQAQILEAEGAKSAAFLRAEAREREALAEAKATQMVSKAVAEGDVQALNYFVAQKYVEALGKFADSDQQKTIFMPLDTSGLMGSIGSINELWKAMKDKS; translated from the coding sequence ATGACCCCATTCGCCATCGCCGTTCTGGTCTTCATTGCTGCGCTCATTTTTATGGGCGTGAAAATGGTGCCACAAGGCTACAACTACACCGTCGAACGCTTCGGGCGTTACGTGACCACTCTGCAACCCGGTTTGGGCTTGATTATTCCGGTGATTTACCGCATCGGGCGCAAAGTGAATATGATGGAACAAGTACTCGACATCCTACCGCAGCAAGTCATTACCGCTGACAATGCCAACGTCAACATCGACGGCGTCGTGTTCTATCAAGTCTTCGACCCCGCCAAAGCCTCGTATGAAGTCGCCAAGCTGGAACACGCCATCCTCAATCTGACCATGACCAACCTGCGTTCGGTGTGTGGTGGGCTGGAACTCGACCACCTGCTAAGCAAACGTGATGAAATCGGCGCACGGGTACTCACCATTGTCGACGAAGCCACCAATGCGTGGGGCGTTAAAGTACTGCGGGTCGAAATCAAGGACATCGAACCGCCCGCCGACCTGATCCGCGCCATGAACCTGCAAATGACTGCCGAACGCCAGAAACGCGCCCAGATCACTGAAGCCGAAGGTAAAAAGCAGGCACAAATCCTCGAAGCCGAAGGCGCAAAATCTGCCGCATTCCTGCGTGCCGAAGCCCGTGAACGTGAAGCCCTCGCTGAAGCGAAAGCCACCCAGATGGTATCCAAAGCGGTCGCGGAAGGGGATGTGCAAGCCCTCAACTACTTTGTGGCACAAAAATACGTCGAAGCACTGGGCAAGTTTGCCGATTCCGACCAGCAAAAAACCATTTTCATGCCACTCGATACCAGCGGCCTGATGGGTTCCATCGGCAGCATCAACGAATTGTGGAAAGCGATGAAGGATAAAAGCTGA
- a CDS encoding response regulator, producing the protein MAKILVVDDDKLTRMMLNDALSEAGHQVIEADDGKKVAALLKQHFPHILITDIIMPDQEGIETILQMKREHPALPIIAISGHYNYLKMAEAFGVNAILLKPIDEAQLLNKVDELLASL; encoded by the coding sequence ATGGCAAAAATATTGGTCGTAGATGACGATAAATTGACGAGAATGATGCTGAATGATGCGTTAAGTGAAGCGGGTCATCAGGTTATCGAAGCGGATGATGGTAAAAAGGTTGCAGCCTTGCTTAAGCAGCATTTCCCGCACATCCTGATTACCGACATCATCATGCCAGATCAGGAAGGGATTGAAACTATTCTGCAAATGAAGCGGGAGCATCCTGCTTTGCCCATCATCGCCATCTCGGGACACTATAACTACCTGAAAATGGCAGAAGCGTTTGGTGTCAATGCCATCCTGTTAAAACCGATAGATGAGGCACAATTGCTGAACAAAGTTGATGAATTATTAGCATCGCTGTAA
- a CDS encoding NfeD family protein — MELETLPIEFWHWLIFGMLLMALEVFAPAMVLMWFGFGAVVTGIALWLIPSLSLGIQILIFGLVSLISVLGWRKSRFSEANITSDSPDLNNRLHSHIGKAYVLTTAIIGGRGTMRVGDTAWRVQGTDMPAGTRVRVTGVDGVMFIVEKSGG, encoded by the coding sequence ATGGAACTGGAAACGTTACCAATTGAATTCTGGCACTGGCTGATTTTCGGTATGCTGTTGATGGCGCTGGAAGTGTTTGCGCCTGCGATGGTGCTGATGTGGTTCGGCTTTGGTGCTGTGGTCACGGGTATTGCCTTATGGCTGATACCGTCGTTGTCGCTGGGAATCCAGATTCTGATATTTGGGCTGGTGTCATTGATCAGTGTGCTCGGCTGGCGCAAATCGCGCTTCAGCGAAGCCAACATTACCTCGGATTCCCCTGACCTCAATAATCGCCTGCATAGCCATATCGGTAAGGCATACGTGCTAACCACCGCCATTATCGGCGGGCGCGGCACCATGCGGGTCGGTGACACCGCATGGCGAGTACAGGGCACGGACATGCCCGCCGGTACACGGGTGCGTGTGACCGGCGTGGATGGTGTGATGTTTATCGTCGAAAAGTCAGGCGGGTGA
- a CDS encoding RNA-guided endonuclease InsQ/TnpB family protein, which produces MKTKRAYQFRFYPDQQQETLLTQTFGCVRYVYNSILRYRTDAYYQAQEKVGYTKASSQLTAIKKLPEATFLNDVSSVPLQQCLRNQQTAFKNFFEGRAKYPVFKSKKHRQSAEFTYRAFSYRDGELKLAKCDKPLNIKWSQALPADPTTVTVSKDQAGRYFVSCLCEFEPTLLPVTDKKVGIDVGIKDLFVTSDGFKSGNPLHTAQHAVKLAKYQRRLAKKKLGSKNRLKAKRKVARVHAKISDCRSDNLHKLSRRLVNENQVICAENLAVKNMMKNPKLAKHIADASWGEFTRQLEYKSGWSGRTYVEIGRFFPSTKRCSCCGFVKENMPLDVRSWECPECGTTHDRDVNAARNILAAGLAVLAFGENVSGDGISVSSSCSR; this is translated from the coding sequence ATGAAAACTAAACGCGCCTACCAATTCCGATTCTACCCAGACCAACAACAAGAAACGTTGCTGACTCAGACGTTCGGTTGTGTGCGCTACGTTTACAACAGCATCTTGCGTTACCGCACGGATGCCTACTATCAGGCTCAGGAAAAAGTTGGGTACACGAAAGCGAGTTCCCAACTGACTGCCATCAAAAAACTGCCTGAAGCTACTTTCCTGAACGACGTTTCCAGTGTTCCGCTGCAACAATGCTTGAGGAATCAGCAAACGGCGTTCAAAAACTTCTTTGAAGGTCGGGCAAAATACCCTGTCTTCAAATCTAAAAAGCACCGCCAATCGGCTGAATTCACGTACCGCGCGTTCAGCTACCGTGACGGTGAATTGAAACTGGCGAAGTGCGATAAACCGCTGAATATCAAGTGGAGTCAGGCACTTCCGGCTGACCCCACCACGGTTACTGTTTCCAAAGATCAGGCCGGACGCTATTTTGTGTCTTGCTTGTGTGAATTTGAACCCACGCTGTTGCCTGTCACCGATAAAAAGGTGGGCATTGACGTGGGCATCAAGGATTTGTTCGTCACTAGCGACGGCTTCAAGTCCGGCAATCCCCTCCACACCGCCCAACACGCGGTTAAACTTGCGAAGTACCAACGCCGTCTTGCCAAGAAGAAACTCGGCAGCAAGAACAGGTTGAAAGCTAAACGCAAGGTTGCCCGTGTTCACGCGAAAATCTCCGATTGCCGTTCGGACAATTTGCACAAGTTGTCCCGCAGATTAGTTAACGAGAACCAAGTTATCTGTGCTGAAAACCTCGCCGTGAAGAACATGATGAAGAACCCGAAACTAGCCAAACACATTGCTGATGCAAGCTGGGGCGAATTTACCCGACAGCTTGAATACAAGTCTGGTTGGTCTGGCAGGACATACGTTGAGATCGGGCGGTTTTTCCCGTCCACTAAACGCTGTTCCTGCTGTGGGTTCGTGAAAGAAAACATGCCGCTGGACGTGCGGTCGTGGGAGTGCCCCGAATGCGGCACAACCCACGACCGTGACGTGAATGCAGCACGTAACATTTTAGCCGCCGGGCTGGCGGTGTTAGCCTTTGGAGAGAATGTTAGTGGCGATGGCATTTCGGTGTCGTCGTCCTGTTCTCGGTGA
- a CDS encoding cysteine dioxygenase family protein, with translation MQNNYLPAPLKQFVDEVTALLANPEEESSFLPNIGESMHTLVAQDNWLDPAYAQPHPQYYQQYLLYADPEDRFSVVSFVWGAGQQTPIHNHTVWGVIGMLRGAEMCQSYAIAADGTPTPSGAELTLAPGAVEFVSPTLGDVHKVRNALSDQVSISIHAYGANIGKVKRHVFPPEGGAAKDFISGYSNVA, from the coding sequence ATGCAGAACAATTACCTACCTGCGCCATTGAAGCAATTCGTGGACGAAGTAACCGCGCTGCTGGCAAACCCTGAAGAGGAAAGCAGCTTTTTGCCCAACATTGGCGAGTCCATGCACACGCTGGTTGCACAAGATAACTGGCTTGACCCGGCGTATGCGCAGCCACACCCGCAGTATTACCAACAATACCTGCTGTACGCCGACCCGGAAGACCGCTTTTCAGTCGTCAGTTTCGTGTGGGGGGCGGGGCAGCAAACGCCGATCCACAACCACACGGTTTGGGGCGTGATCGGCATGTTACGTGGTGCGGAAATGTGCCAAAGCTACGCCATTGCCGCTGACGGCACGCCGACTCCCTCTGGCGCAGAACTCACGCTTGCCCCCGGTGCGGTTGAATTTGTTTCCCCGACCTTGGGTGATGTGCACAAGGTCAGGAATGCGTTGTCTGATCAAGTATCCATCAGCATCCACGCTTACGGTGCGAATATCGGCAAGGTTAAACGCCACGTTTTCCCACCCGAAGGCGGTGCTGCCAAGGATTTTATTTCGGGGTATTCCAATGTTGCGTGA
- a CDS encoding 4-vinyl reductase — MFDINAYPFDTEHNYMEIGGEAMIFHCHHYLTILTRTILDADYIDSRPMMIGSSADANYNQLRSLCADRSIADAKLIAQAVYKTFGYGLLDLSSMDENGITLSTTKSFFSKTWKMKFGLRDQPIDYYTSGFLAAAYAVIYGRELAEVQVEQTECIACGAPANIHVVKPGASNFAIYPPKQPVAFKHVPKLPLNWEHEAALTNSFLGTHATLIGNEEGYIPAFGVYVVRNQSDYVNRLQFEFGRAMIEVAGDYGITLAGELLMEAGHACGFFTYGGIMTSNEWNIHVKPYLKTREDWVKGLATIINTMGWGYHTAAELSEERAVFRNYNDFEDLSYLRMYGKSDYPIHWANSGGFTGLMQLIYKTNLIIDGSLGTEEGFRQMRRSKLGYKTHMSRSIACGDDYLEVVINQ, encoded by the coding sequence ATGTTTGATATTAACGCCTACCCCTTCGACACAGAGCACAATTACATGGAAATAGGCGGTGAAGCCATGATTTTCCATTGTCACCACTATCTCACTATCCTGACTCGCACCATCCTTGATGCAGACTATATCGACAGCCGCCCGATGATGATTGGTAGTTCCGCTGACGCCAACTACAACCAGTTGAGAAGCCTCTGTGCGGATCGCAGCATCGCTGACGCCAAACTGATTGCCCAAGCAGTCTATAAAACGTTTGGCTATGGTTTGCTCGATCTTTCCAGCATGGACGAGAACGGCATCACCTTATCCACCACCAAATCTTTTTTCTCCAAAACGTGGAAAATGAAGTTTGGACTGAGAGATCAACCGATCGACTATTACACCAGTGGTTTTCTGGCAGCCGCCTATGCCGTGATCTACGGACGTGAGCTTGCTGAAGTACAGGTGGAACAAACCGAATGTATCGCCTGTGGTGCACCAGCCAATATCCACGTCGTGAAACCGGGCGCGAGCAACTTCGCCATTTATCCGCCAAAACAACCGGTCGCATTCAAGCATGTGCCCAAATTGCCGTTGAACTGGGAACACGAAGCGGCTCTGACCAATAGTTTCCTTGGAACCCATGCCACTTTAATCGGTAATGAGGAAGGCTATATCCCGGCCTTTGGTGTTTATGTGGTGCGTAACCAAAGCGATTATGTGAATCGCCTCCAGTTCGAGTTTGGGCGCGCCATGATCGAAGTGGCGGGTGATTACGGTATTACCCTTGCGGGTGAACTGTTGATGGAAGCAGGCCATGCCTGCGGTTTCTTCACCTATGGTGGCATTATGACGTCCAACGAATGGAATATCCATGTTAAGCCCTACCTCAAAACCCGTGAGGATTGGGTCAAAGGGCTTGCCACAATCATCAACACCATGGGCTGGGGCTATCATACTGCTGCCGAATTAAGCGAAGAACGGGCTGTATTCCGCAACTACAACGATTTCGAGGATCTCAGCTACCTGCGCATGTATGGCAAAAGCGACTATCCCATTCACTGGGCGAACAGCGGTGGCTTTACCGGTCTAATGCAACTGATTTACAAGACAAACCTGATCATCGACGGTAGCTTGGGAACTGAGGAAGGTTTCCGTCAGATGCGTCGCTCCAAGCTGGGTTATAAGACCCACATGAGTAGGAGCATCGCTTGTGGAGACGACTACCTCGAAGTAGTCATTAACCAATAA
- a CDS encoding UPF0175 family protein, translating to MRTVNVSSLKNNPGEVLRFAREDMVLVMSCDKPDVLMVGVNQIDTLDIPGVRAALATALFNEGALSLARSARSAQMVLADFIAHVSRLGIPVISQTVVEVQQDMDTLDQWLTS from the coding sequence ATGAGAACGGTTAATGTCAGCAGCCTGAAAAACAACCCCGGCGAGGTGCTGCGCTTTGCCCGCGAAGATATGGTGTTGGTGATGAGCTGCGACAAGCCAGATGTGTTAATGGTTGGCGTGAACCAGATAGATACGCTGGATATACCCGGCGTGCGGGCTGCACTGGCAACCGCCCTGTTCAACGAGGGGGCGTTGTCATTGGCACGTTCCGCACGGTCGGCACAAATGGTTTTGGCTGATTTCATCGCGCACGTGTCACGTTTGGGTATCCCTGTTATTAGCCAGACGGTGGTGGAAGTTCAACAGGATATGGATACGCTGGATCAATGGCTCACATCGTAG